In Daucus carota subsp. sativus chromosome 4, DH1 v3.0, whole genome shotgun sequence, one DNA window encodes the following:
- the LOC108203334 gene encoding uncharacterized protein LOC108203334 encodes MGQYVARNTDDKAVGSGKQKNIVNVVLGGSCSPPPSPDSSQEVMSIQTFPEQVISFSNKDFEGVTRDHNQAMVVTLDMADNEVRRILVDNGSSANILFKQTMDRMQLGSIRMNDYREDPLYGFGNSIVPVLGTLYLLVRFGTPPNQVTHVIKFYVTDTPTSYNVIIGRPGLNKIEAITSIPHLKFKLPTPFGVGEVKGDSATSGVCYSQALVMAETHMDNKKKEAVFQKQRSNKKHRPYPRKDTQGEVQVIDLDPGCHNPEASDPGPGQSNQQATISSAQNFVEKNIDARIQQMISAQELTKVEAAVETESVLIEKDNPTRKVKIGKGLDTVFNEELIQLLRRYADVFAWSPDDMPGLDESLAMHSLDVDPKKKPVKQKRRNFAPERQKAIDEEVGNLVKADIICEIKYPEWLANVVMVTKANGKWRMCVDYRDLNAACPKDPYPLPSINQLIDATSGHLMLRFMDAFSGYNQVKMNPADIAKTAFITHRAVYAYKLMPFGLRNAGSTYQKAMNEIFKDQLGRNLECYVDDIISKSTSIPGHISDLKECFENMRRTKLKLNPDKCTFGVEAGKFLGFMVSNRCIEANPEKIKAVQEMQPPRTQREVQKLAGSLAALRAKNQKSVEWSPDCQKALEEIKAYLSKLPILTKALPREPLYLYLSAGPFAVGAALIREEAGQQKPVYYVSQVLKDAETRYLNLEKFAFALITASRKLRHYFQGREIRIVTDQPLRKIIHKLDISGRLVNWAIELSQFSLTFLPRTAVKAQVLADFVVECNFPENQTTPMETEPEAPVEPNPESLILHVDGSSTTERSGAGLILKSPDGFTIKTTISFNFAATNNQAEYEALLAGLKLVRILSIRNLTIYSDSQIVVRQTNGEYLAKDPILTKYQALVKSYLTLIPRCKILQVNREENAEADNLSRLVQNSADLDSSVYFEELHKPTIEQEEIFEINDNPNWMTPLINYIERGELPEDKGKAQRLKAKAAKFFVEGGILFRRTYSAPILKCIGPEESEYCLREVHKGIFGDHMSAKSLAYKIIRQGYYWPTIHQDAMEFVKKCKNCQLFSNVPRVSPVLPSLVISPIPFAVWGIDIMGPQFIGSDNILMRFGLPRVLVSDNGPQFIGSDFESYLAERGIKHKKSSVAYPQGNGQVEVTNRILLRGIEKRLEESKSKWPEELPHVL; translated from the exons ATGGGGCAATACGTAGCTCGGAACACGGATGACAAAGCAGTAGGATCCGGGAAACAGAAAAACATTGTCAACGTAGTGCTGGGCGGATCCTGTTCTCCTCCTCCTAGCCCGGACTCCAGTCAAGAAGTAATGTCCATACAAACCTTCCCCGAACAGGTGATTTCCTTCAGCAACAAGGATTTCGAAGGAGTCACCCGGGATCACAACCAAGCCATGGTAGTAACCTTGGATATGGCCGACAATGAAGTCAGAAGGATCCTGGTGGACAACGGCTCTtcagccaacatccttttcaaACAAACCATGGATCGAATGCAATTAGGGAGTATCCGGATGAACGACTACAGGGAGGATCCTCTATACGGATTTGGGAACAGCATTGTCCCGGTCCTAGGCACACTTTATCTTCTGGTCCGATTCGGAACTCCCCCGAACCAAGTCACCCATGTAATCAAATTCTACGTCACAGACACACCCACCTCCTACAATGTGATCATTGGTCGTCCGGGTCTGAACAAGATTGAAGCCATCACATCCATTCCACACCTAAAGTTCAAGTTGCCGACCCCGTTCGGGGTGGGGGAAGTCAAAGGAGATTCGGCAACATCCGGGGTATGCTACAGCCAAGCCTTGGTCATGGCAGAAACACATATGGACAACAAGAAAAAAGAAGCCGTTTTCCAAAAACAGAGGAGCAACAAAAAACATCGCCCTTACCCAAGGAAAGACACCCAAGGTGAAGTCCAGGTCATAGATCTAGACCCGGGCTGCCATAACCCGGAAGCATCCGATCCCGGTCCTGGACAAAGCAACCAGCAAGCAACCATAAGCTCGGCTCAAAATTTTGTTGAAAAGAACATTGATGCCCGGATCCAACAAATGATCTCGGCACAAGAATTGACTAAGGTCGAAGCTGCGGTCGAAACCGAGTCTGTCCTGATCGAGAAAGACAACCCGACAAGGAAAGTCAAAATTGGGAAAGGCCTGGATACCGTTTTTAATGAAGAACTCATCCAACTACTCCGGAGGTACGCAGATGTCTTTGCCTGGAGCCCGGACGACATGCCCGGGTTAGACGAGTCACTAGCAATGCACAGCTTGGATGTGGACCCCAAGAAAAAGCCGgtcaaacaaaaacgaagaaATTTCGCCCCAGAAAGGCAGAAGGCTATAGATGAGGAAGTTGGCAATTTAGTGAAGGCAGATATCATATGTGAGATCAAATACCCGGAATGGCTAGCCAACGTAGTCATGGTTACGAAAGCAAATggcaagtggaggatgtgtgtcgaCTACAGGGATTTGAATGCGGCATGCCCCAAGGATCCTTATCCTCTACCAAGCATAAATCAGCTTATTGATGCCACGTCAGGACACCTGATGTTAAGATTTATGGATGCTTTCTCCGGGTACAATcaggttaagatgaacccagCAGACATAGCCAAAACAGCCTTCATAACCCACCGGGCGGTCTATGCCTACAAATTGATGCCTTTCGGGTTAAGGAACGCCGGGTCTACATACCAGAAggcaatgaatgaaattttcaaagaCCAACTTGGAAGAAATTTAGAATGCTACGTTGATGATATCATCTCCAAGTCTACATCAATCCCGGGTCACATTTCAGATCTCAAAGAATGTTTCGAAAACATGAGAAGGACAAAGCTAAAACTTAACCCGGACAAATGCACCTTTGGAGTGGAAGCTGGAAAGTTCTTAGGATTTATGGTGAGCAACCGGTGTATTGAGGCTAACCCGGAGAAGATTAAAGCTGTACAAGAAATGCAACCACCCCGGACTCAAAGAGAGGTTCAGAAGCTGGCAGGGTCCTTGGCAGCATTAC GGGCAAAAAATCAGAAGTCCGTAGAATGGAGCCCGGATTGCCAAAAAGCCCTTGAAGAAATCAAGGCATATTTGTCCAAACTCCCGATCCTGACAAAGGCCCTGCCCAGAGAGCCCTTATACCTGTACCTGTCAGCTGGCCCCTTTGCCGTCGGGGCGGCTCTGATCAGGGAAGAAGCCGGACAGCAGAAGCCTGTCTACTATGTTAGCCAAGTTCTGAAGGATGCGGAGACCAGATATCTcaacttagaaaaatttgcaTTTGCACTGATCACCGCATCCAGGAAACTCAGACACTACTTCCAAGGAAGAGAGATCAGGATTGTCACAGACCAACCTCTGaggaaaatcattcacaagcTAGATATCTCCGGGAGACTAGTGAACTGGGCAATCGAACTTAGCCAGTTCAGCCTAACATTCCTACCCCGGACAGCAGTCAAAGCCCAGGTCCTGGCAGATTTTGTAGTGGAATGCAACTTTCCAGAAAATCAGACAACTCCCATGGAAACTGAACCAGAAGCCCCGGTAGAGCCTAACCCGGAGTCTTTGATACTCCACGTTGATGGCTCCTCAACAACCGAAAGATCAGGAGCCGGGCTAATCCTGAAAAGCCCGGACGGATTCACCATTAAAACAACGATCTCCTTCAACTTTGCAGCAACCAACAATCaagcggagtatgaagccctgtTAGCAGGATTGAAGTTGGTCCGGATCCTGTCAATCCGGAACCTCACCATCTACAGTGATTCCCAGATCGTGGTCAGACAGACCAATGGAGAATACCTTGCCAAAGACCCGATTTTGACCAAGTACCAAGCCTTGGTGAAAAGTTATCTCACTCTGATTCCCAGGTGCAAAATCTTGCAAGTCAACAGAGAAGAAAACGCGGAGGCGGACAACCTTTCCAGGTTAGTCCAAAATTCAGCTGACCTTGATAGCTCAGTCTACTTCGAAGAATTGCACAAgccaacaatagaacaggaagAAATTTTCGAAATCAACGACAATCCTAATTGGATGACTCCCTTGATCAACTACATAGAGAGGGGAGAGTTACCCGAAGACAAAGGAAAGGCACAAAGATTAAAAGCTAAGGCAGCCAAGTTTTTCGTAGAAGGCGGGATCCTGTTTCGCCGAACTTACTCGGCCCCGATCCTGAAATGCATTGGCCCTGAAGAATCCGAGTACTGCCTAAGGGAAGTCCACAAAGGAATTTTCGGAGATCATATGTCGGCCAAAAGCTTAGCCTACAAGATTATCAGACAAGGATACTATTGGCCGACTATCCACCAAGATGCTATGGAGTTTGTGAAGAAATGCAAAAATTGTCAATTGTTCAGCAATGTGCCCCGGGTAAGCCCTGTCCTACCTTCATTAGTTATATCCCCAATCCCGTTTGCTGTATGGGGGATAGACATCATGGGACCCCAGTTCATAGGGTCAGATAACATTCTGATGAGATTCGGGCTACCAAGAGTCCTGGTCTCAGACAATGGACCCCAGTTCATAGGGTCAGATTTCGAGAGTTACCTGGCCGAAAGAGGTATCAAGCATAAAAAGTCTTCAGTCGCCTATCCTCAAGGAAATGGCCAGGTAGAGGTTACCAACCGGATCCTCCTGAGAGGAATTGAAAAAAGGCTAGAAGAAAGCAAGAGCAAATGGCCAGAAGAGTTACCACATGTTCTCTAG